One Flavobacterium sp. 90 DNA segment encodes these proteins:
- a CDS encoding GYDIA family GHMP kinase, which produces MKTTFYSNGKLLITGEYLVLDGAKAFALPTKFGQNLIVENGSNKEIEWQSYDFDENLWFQNTISFSEIIANIPVQIETVKSTLVNILHEAYLLNPDFINKAEGYKISTQLTFPKNWGLGTSSTLLNNIAQWTNINAFTLLKNSFGGSGYDIACAQNNTPIIYRLDQQNSPTVETINFSPDFTKNIHFVYLNKKQNSKAAINAYYNNKNQNLAHNIIDNDKITEAVLKAENLKEFAFALEKHEIHLSNILELETIKEIAFPDFSGVVKSLGAWGGDFVMVVSKENPKEYFTSKGYETILTYDEMILQN; this is translated from the coding sequence ATGAAAACAACCTTTTACAGTAACGGAAAACTCCTTATTACAGGCGAATATTTAGTTTTAGATGGCGCCAAAGCTTTTGCATTACCAACCAAATTTGGACAGAATTTAATTGTAGAAAATGGTTCAAATAAAGAAATTGAATGGCAAAGCTATGACTTTGATGAAAATCTTTGGTTTCAGAACACTATTTCATTTTCTGAAATTATAGCCAATATTCCAGTCCAAATCGAAACGGTTAAAAGTACTTTAGTAAATATTTTGCATGAAGCATATCTTTTAAATCCTGATTTTATTAATAAAGCAGAAGGCTACAAAATAAGCACACAGCTTACGTTTCCAAAAAATTGGGGATTAGGCACATCATCAACTTTATTGAACAATATCGCTCAATGGACTAATATTAATGCTTTTACGCTTCTTAAAAACAGTTTTGGAGGAAGTGGTTACGATATTGCCTGCGCTCAAAATAATACGCCAATTATATATCGCCTGGATCAACAAAATTCACCCACCGTAGAAACAATTAATTTTAGCCCGGATTTTACTAAAAATATTCATTTCGTTTATCTCAATAAAAAACAAAACAGCAAAGCAGCAATAAACGCTTATTACAACAATAAGAATCAAAATCTGGCTCACAACATTATTGACAACGATAAAATAACTGAAGCTGTTCTAAAAGCAGAAAACTTGAAAGAATTTGCCTTTGCTTTAGAAAAACACGAAATTCATTTAAGCAATATATTAGAACTGGAAACAATTAAAGAAATTGCTTTTCCAGATTTTTCCGGAGTAGTTAAAAGTCTTGGCGCCTGGGGCGGAGATTTTGTAATGGTTGTTTCAAAAGAAAATCCAAAGGAATATTTTACCTCAAAAGGTTACGAGACAATCTTGACTTATGACGAAATGATTCTACAGAATTAA